The uncultured Fretibacterium sp. genomic sequence CCAAATCCAGCAGCCGCAATCCCTCCTATTTCTTTCAAGGTAAGGGTCAGCACCGGCAGGGGATGAATCTTGTTGAGCGTTTCGTCCCTGGGAAGAAGCTCTTCCGCGGCTTTTTTGACAGTGTTTTCTGAGGCGGTTACAGTTCCTGTCTTGAGATTGGCAGCAAGGTCGCCCGATGTCAGTCCGGATGCCAAAAGACTCTTTTCCGCTTCCAGCCTGGCCTTTTCTATGTCCTCAGGCGATGCGTCCGAAGATATGAGGGTAAAGTCAGGCTTCACAGGCTCCACGTCGGATGGGGCTCCGATCGGGAGGAGAGGCAGCTCACTCACCGGCGACTCTGGAGAAGGCACCGGCGACTCTGGAGAAGGCGCCGGCGTCTCAGGAGAAGGCGCCGGTGTCTCAGGAGAAGGTGCCGGCGTCTCCGGAGAAGGCACGGGCAAAGCACCCTCGATGGCTTTAATAAAGGCAATAGGGTTGACGACGTGCGCTCCCTCACGAGTTACATAAACTGTCCTTCGCAGAAGAGCAAGAATCTCATCATTGGTCAGTTTGGGATTGACTTGCCAGCCCATGGCCAGAACGCCTGATACATACGGAATAGTCCAACTAAGTCCGCCCTCTCCCGTATATTGCCAGTGGTTTTCTCCAGGGGCATACTCCTCTGCCTGTGTCCTGTAGGAGGAAGGGGCATAAATCTGGTTGGGGTCTACCCATGAATTATTTTGACTGGGAAATCCCGGTGTGAAACGTGACATATCGTCGGGGGAGTCCAAATCGTAATATCCGGCTGCGATAATGCCTGTTTCACTGTTTTGGCGACAATCAAGAACAAGTATCCCCGCAGCTTTCGCCTCTGCAACAGCAGCATCCCACTGTTCCAGGTTTTTGGAGAAAGGAGAGCCTTGCCCGGAGGGAGCCGCAGAAATAGAGACCACCCGGATTTTATCGTCTTGAGGAAGGTCTTTATTTTTGGCGACGATCCAGCGCAATGCATCCGCATAAAGCGCGCTGTCTCCTTTCCAGGACGCCGCTGCGGCATAATACAGTTTAGCGCCTGGAGCCGTTCCACACTGATCACCCACAAGCAGGCTTGCGACAGCGGGGCCGTGCATCTCGTAAACATCTCCGGCGGAGTTGTAATAATCGACGAGCTTTTCTTTGTACTCGCTGTGCAATTGAGGTTTGGGTTGGTCGATAATAGCGACGCGCACATTTTTACCGGTTATGCCGCGAGCGTGCAGCGAACGGACGCCAAGGCCGGGGTTTTTACCCGCCTCGATCACGGCAGCGGCAATCGCCTCGGCCCCCTCGAACGTGACGCGATCATTGAACCAGAA encodes the following:
- a CDS encoding S8 family serine peptidase produces the protein REGAHVVNPVAFINAVEGAPTMETPIPQFSDVRGRPAKEGNTLKKGTFRPEDIRTFWFNDRVTFEGAEAIAAAVIEAGKNPGLGVRSLHARGITGKNVRVAIIDQPKPQLHSEYKEKLVDYYNSAGDVYEMHGPAVASLLVGDQCGTAPGAKLYYAAAASWKGDSALYADALRWIVAKNKDLPQDDKIRVVSISAAPSGQGSPFSKNLEQWDAAVAEAKAAGILVLDCRQNSETGIIAAGYYDLDSPDDMSRFTPGFPSQNNSWVDPNQIYAPSSYRTQAEEYAPGENHWQYTGEGGLSWTIPYVSGVLAMGWQVNPKLTNDEILALLRRTVYVTREGAHVVNPIAFIKAIEGALPVPSPETPAPSPETPAPSPETPAPSPESPVPSPESPVSELPLLPIGAPSDVEPVKPDFTLISSDASPEDIEKARLEAEKSLLASGLTSGDLAANLKTGTVTASENTVKKAAEELLPRDETLNKIHPLPVLTLTLKEIGGIAAAGFGLSGMDLLQTKASEVQIVKITAPGKGRFLTYASRPADFKDGCFTVLDANGTVVTDIEPNKKYVLTLFIRDGGLFDLDKKEDGKLADPAAVLSVKKQENPIVPEPKPESPGAEEKPKAKSGGGGCDMGCGLFGLALAVLALRKGGSGAKGKV